One window of the Cryptomeria japonica chromosome 7, Sugi_1.0, whole genome shotgun sequence genome contains the following:
- the LOC131036924 gene encoding cytosolic sulfotransferase 6-like, protein MANNSKPSSDVLSILNESLVQYHGFWCNKSFLQGIEAMRAEFEAHPDDIILASSLKTGTTWIKALVYAILSCKQYDLNDPPYPLNRVSPHELVPNLEMQLYGPFANLTLESVSLFPRVFHTHVPYQALPDSIKSSGCKIIYLARNPKDTFVSLWEMVINKLNNKNAYVSKEKALESFCRGVYHTGPFANHVASYWREKSKHNILCLTYEDLVADPVACIEVLSDFMGCWWVKEEDMSNISNKCSFKSLSQMEANKTGEINLRGLSLRNDSFFREGKVGGWKNLLTADMNAEMDKMIEQKLSVFEDFPQFKYQLEDGDVKLHDEFK, encoded by the coding sequence ATGGCTAATAATTCCAAGCCTTCTTCAGATGTATTATCCATTTTGAATGAATCGCTAGTTCAATATCATGGATTTTGGTGCAACAAAAGTTTCTTGCAAGGAATTGAAGCAATGAGGGCAGAGTTTGAAGCCCATCCCGACGACATAATATTGGCTTCGTCTCTCAAGACAGGCACAACCTGGATTAAAGCACTTGTTTACGCCATTCTGAGCTGCAAACAATACGACCTCAACGACCCTCCTTATCCTCTCAATCGAGTAAGCCCTCATGAACTTGTTCCCAACTTAGAAATGCAACTGTATGGCCCCTTCGCCAATTTAACCCTTGAGTCTGTATCTCTGTTTCCCCGTGTATTTCACACACATGTTCCATATCAAGCATTGCCCGACTCTATTAAATCTTCAGGCTGTAAAATCATTTATCTCGCCCGCAATCCCAAGGACACTTTTGTTTCATTGTGGGAAATGGTCATCAATAAATTAAACAACAAGAATGCCTATGTGTCGAAGGAGAAAGCCCTAGAGAGCTTTTGCAGGGGAGTATACCACACCGGCCCCTTTGCTAATCATGTAGCATCTTATTGGCGTGAGAAAAGCAAGCATAATATTTTGTGCCTTACTTACGAAGACCTTGTTGCTGATCCCGTGGCTTGTATTGAAGTATTGAGTGATTTTATGGGGTGTTGGTGGGTTAAAGAGGAGGATATGAGCAACATTTCTAACAAGTGCAGTTTCAAATCTCTGTCTCAAATGGAGGCAAACAAAACGGGAGAGATTAATCTGCGTGGGCTTAGTCTGAGAAATGACAGCTTCTTCAGGGAAGGAAAAGTTGGGGGTTGGAAGAATTTGCTCACAGCCGACATGAACGCAGAGATGGATAAAATGATTGAGCAGAAACTTTCTGTTTTTGAGGACTTCCCGCAATTTAAATATCAGTTAGAAGATGGCGACGTTAAATTGCATGACGAGTTTAAATAG